A window of Solanum stenotomum isolate F172 chromosome 9, ASM1918654v1, whole genome shotgun sequence genomic DNA:
TCACCCTGATTTGCATCCAAATAGGGAGAAATCAGAATACGATGAAGGCAAGAAGGTGGAAGGCAAGCACATCAGAAATACAAACAAAGATAATGACacaaaggaaaaggaaagtGAACAACATCATGGgagaaaaaaagatgaattcGTGGAACAAAAACATAGAAAATGGGGGGGAGCTGGAAGAAATAAAGAACCTGTGAAAGTGTGGAACAAAGTGGGAATTGCAATCGGGAATAAGTTTAACTTGCTGGATTCAAGGAACCTGGTTCGAGGGGAAGATCAGATAATGGAAAGGGTGAATGAAAAAGAGGCAGAACAGAAGAGTGTACAGGCCAAAGTAAATTCCCCTGGGAGGCAAAATAGTAATAACAAAGAACTGGAGGAAAATACTTCTAACAAAGGTATGGACAATACAGAGCGAAGAAGTACAACACATAACAAACACAAGTTAGGAGTAGATCGTGGCAGCATAATAAAACATGTGGAGATTCAATCTGAAGATTTACATGAGGTGCATAATGAGGATTTATTGTTGAAAAGTGGTGAGGAAGGGAGTAGTTATATGGCAAGAAGAGATAGCGttactgtaacaccccgtagccgaaaatagagatttcagatttctggtgttacaggtggcactcacggacaccatccacggaccgtagatggactcacggtccgtcctgcaggtccgtggttcgtgacagaaaacttctccagaactcagtcagaaaatttggctaagtgttgacccacggcccgacttacggtccgtaagtcaggtcacggaccgtagttcgtgtccgtggatcgatgccccaaaagcccagcttcagtcccgaactacggttgaccagcacggactgTCATtagatccacggtccgtaggtctgaccgtagatcgaaggttagcagccagttagctgaaaattctgatgggtcaacttcagatggtcataacttttagcacaaaattaattatgtgtgccatgacctatggttagatagataattgaattatctttccaactccgccaagtttgctaaattccgacctccgattAAAAAGTTATGCCTATTTTGGTGAAgacctgtcgggcagactcgatctacggacccaatcgacggaccgtcgattgattgacggaccgttagtcactccgacagcagctaattcaagggtcttttggtctttttctatttcgtttaaccccttagatacgtcgtttaaaccctaaatcatgaggttttaatcagtttaagcctagaaacataactagaacttatccaagtcaattcattaatcaaaacttagaaaattagaagcaagagaggagaaaaaggtcaagaaccctagttcaagaacgcagcaaggttccttcagttccagccccgaaatcgaaagatttctccgtggaattcgtcaccaggtatgtgggatttcactagtgggttcctttcgcccattaggtccctagaattcagtcagattcttgattccatgattatgaacagacctagggtttctagaatttgaacagatcatcatgaattagttatttaaatgttccaaatcagattatcatgttattgctcagtttatcgcatgaatttcagaaccctagctatgtatttctttagttcttgaattacacatgctaggtcagatatttcagtattcagttttacatgcctcagtttatgaatgcatcattatcagattaattgttgcattctcagtttgcatgttcagtttcgagctatccagtatttacagaaattcagtcataactagttaaccacttaattcattgggagtagcataataccgagttggactagggtttcagcgtacccatatagtcccagaactacgagccacgtaggtgtaagtcccctctgtgggcaacatcagtttagtgatcacgccagcatgcctctatacctctggcagggtatattgggtcctctcgatggggcgtatacatcggactccacatttagctcatgtggttttatgtcggttattagtagttcccacagttcagtcagactctattgcattaaccacatttacagttcagtcagtattcagtctcagcatgttataaatttggtcattgcatcagttagctcagtattcagtattttcagtatctatatcatgttcagattatttcattgcttcattgctttgtttagttatatgttatttcagctttactctatcctgcatgctcagtacctttcaagtattgacgcatacgtgcgctacatcttctcgtgatgtaggttcaggttctcagcattcagatcacgtttagatcggttcccgatctttggttcagcagaatcagttggtgagtcctcattcttcggggacaatagtcatgagtttcttctcagtattttagtctttagtcTCAGTTTTGCTACACTTAGCTGGGGCTTGTCCCAGCATTTCCTAGTCAGGTAGAGgctatttcagacatagttagattcagcgttagtgttttgagtttgatatttcttttgtattaaactctcagatttgatatattcagttatagtatatgggtattccccatcttttcagatttatttatgaattagcttccgcatcagtttattatctttagtatgctcatgatcatgccagcagggttagcttgggatcacttgtggtcctaggtcccgtgtccgcgtctcggagGTAGCTCGAGGCGTGACAGTTGCCACACCAAGGAAATTGTTTGAAACAAGTATAGGAGAGAAAATAGTTAATCAAAGTGACGATGCAATCATTCTAAAAGGACCAGATTTAATAGATGAAGATGAGGAAGTAATGTAGCAGAGAAAAGATACTGAAGAAGACGAGGATATAGAATATAATATACAGCAGATCAGTAAGGCGGGAGATCTATCACCAAGACACACTAACAGTCTGAAAAATGGTGCAAGAAAAGGGAGACCTTTTATTCCATTACAAGTACAAACAAGGAGCAGTAGGGATAGGGGCACCAACAATGATCAATGATTGAAAAAATGATCTTTTGGAATATCAGGTCTGTCAATACTCAAAAGTCTTTTGAGAGATTAATGGACTTGAATAGAAGACATCATTATTCATTTATAGCCTTGATGGAGCCTTTTCAAAATCCATCAGTGCTAGaacaatataaaatgaaactagGTTTTGACAAGGCGGCATCAAATTGTAATGGCAAAATCTGGTACTTTTGGAAAGATGAGTGGATGGGTAGTATATTGTTGGACACTATTCAACAAGTTACTATCCAATTCAAACACAACAATAAGGAGTTTATTATATCGGTTGTGTATGCAATGTGCAATGCTTCAGAGAGACTTGAGTTGTGGGAGGAGTTAGAGAGTATAGTGGAGAGAGTGCAATGTCCTTGGATTATTGAGGGAGATTTTAATGTCATTTTAAATGAGGAGGAAAAGCTGGGAGGTTTAGAATTTTCTCCCAATGAAGCAATTGATTTTGCAGCTTTTATTAGTAGTGGTGCACTTTCTGAAGTGCGATGGTTGGGAAGTAAATTTACTTGATGGAATGGAAGAATTAAGGAGGCGTGCATCTTCAAAAGATTTGGATAGAATATTGGTGAATCAAGTTTTTCTGGATGTTTTCCCTCTTCTGAGGTCCATCATCTAGTCAGACAAGGGTCTGATCATGCACCGCTCCATATGATATATAACTCAGAAGAGGAACCTATTATCAAACCTTTCAGATTTCAAAACTTTTGGAGTAAACATAAACAGTTCAAGAATATAGTAGAGGAGAACTGGAAGGTTGATTTTGCTGGAAATCCATTTATCGAATTCCATGCAAAATTGAAAAAGGTAAAGAAAGAGCTGTCAATTTGGAGTAAAGAGGTGTTTGGTGatatttttcaacaaattgCCACGATTGAGGACATCATTAAGGTGAAAGAGGCGCAGTTGGAGATACAACATTCAGCAACTAATAGAGCCGAACTAAGCAAGGAGGaagcaaaattaaaaaaattcttgaaattgGAGGAGGATTTTTGGAGACAGAAAGCGGGAATGAAGTGGTGCATGGATGGAGATAGGAATACAAATTTTTTCCACTCGTTTGTCAAGggtagaagaaagaaattacacATTGCTGAGATGATCACAGAGCAAGGGGTGACACTGAGTACTAATGATGAAATTAGGGAGGCAGCAGTTCAATTTTACAAGGATCAATTTTCTGAATTTTCTGAAGAGAGAAGGGTAGAGGAGTATTCAATGCTGGAACATATTCCTAAGTGCATAACCAATGCAGAAAATGAAGTAATGACAATGCTTCCTGATTAAGATGAAGTTAAAAAAGTGGTTTTCGGGCTAAATGGAAGCAACGCATGTGGGCCAGATGGCTTTACTGgtcatttctttcaaagtttttCGGAGATAATTGGAGAAGATATTACCAAGGTGGTGAGAGCATTCTTTTGTGGCCAAGAGCTGCCCAAGTTTGTAACTCATACAAACTTGGTGTTGTTATCCAAAAAGGTATCAGTAAAACATTTAACTGATTTAAGACCCATAAGTCTTAGTTCCTTTATAAATAAAGTTATATCCAGAATGGTTCATGAGAGGATGGTAGTGGTGTTATCTAATCTTATATCACCAACACAATCATGCTTTGTTAAAGGAAGGAACATTACGGAGAATATCTTATTGGTGCAGGAAATAATTAGAGACATTAACATgaggaacaaaaatattaatgtggTTGTCAAGTTGGATATGGCCAAAGCATATGATAGAGTTTCTTGGATTTTTCAAACGaaagttttgagaaaatttggctTTGCAGAGGCAATCATTAATATGATATGGAAAATCATGTCCAACAATTGGTACTCAGTATTAATAAACGGTAAAACACATGGATTTTTCCAGTCCTCGAGAGGACTGAAGCAGGGTGATCTATTATCACCAACCTTGTTTATTATTGTAGCAACGGTATTAGCCAAAGGGTTAAATAATTTACACAGGGATGATAGCGTGAAGGGTTATGGCCTTCCCAAATGGAGTCCGGAGATAAATCATTagtcttatgcagatgataCTATTCTATTTGGCTTAGGAGACAAAGGTTCAATTATTAAAATGATGAAGGTGTTAAGAGACTATGAATTGGTTTCGGGTCAAAAAATCAATAAGgagaaaagttttttttaccTTCATGATAAGACTCCTTTGCTTGTAGCCATTAGAATGCATAGATTAACACGAATAAGGCAAGgaaatttttcttttacttatttgGGCTGCCCAGTTTTTTATGGAAGAAGAAAGATCAATTATTATACAGACATGGTTAAAAAGATTGCTATGAGGGTCCTTAGATGGCATAAcaaatttttgacttttttggGGAAAGTGGGTGCTTATTAACAATGTACTACAATCCATGCATGTGTATATGTTATCCGCATTAAACCCACCCAAAAAGGTGTTGGAGCAAATACATCAAATTTTTGCTAAATTCTTTTGGGGAAATTTGGATGGAATTAAAGGAAAGCATTGGGTGACAtgaaaagagttatgttttgcAAAAGCTGAAGGGGGTTTGGTCTTTAGATCATTACATGACATCAATGATGTTTTATTTGCTAAACTATGGTGGAACTTTCAAGTGTCCACATCATTATGGGCAAAGTACATGTGTAATAAGTACTGCAAAAAGCTTCATCTTGTAATGTCCACAGGTATAGAGATTTGATCAACATTAGGGAGGAAGTAGAGCATGAAATTTGGTGGCAGATCAAAGGAGGAAATTCCAGCTTTTAGTTTGATAATTGGACAAGACAAGGAGCTTTATACTACACAGAAGGGGAAAGAGCACAGGAGGAGGAACTAaaggtgaaatattttatcaccAATGGAACATGGAATGAGAACAAACTGAGGAATTTTTTATCTGAGGAAATGGTGCAGCATGTACTTATAAACATCAGACCTAATGTTTCAGAGGTATGTATTGATAAGGCTTAGTGGAGAGGCAACACCAATGGAACATTCACTGTTAAATCAGCATTCCATATGGTGAGATGCAAAAAGGCAAAAGAAGAATGGAGGAAATTCATGTGGGTTAAAGGTTTGCCAATTAAGATTAGTTTCTTTCTTTGGAGAGTGTGGAGAAGGATAATTGCTACAGATGATAATCTTAAAAGGAGAAGGATACAAGTAGTTTCCAAATGCTATTGCTGCGAAACTGGGGAAATGGAGACTATGTCTCATCTTTACTAACAGCTCACATAACCCAAAAGCTATGGAAGCAGTTTGCTTCATGTACATGTATCATTATAAGTGAGTTAACCTTGCAACAATTGATTTTCAAATGGTGGGAGCACAGTGCATCGAGCAAGTTAAAGCACATTTTGAAAGCGATTCCAGCAATCATTATGTGGGAACTATAGAAGCGCCGAAATGCTCGTAGATATGGAAAGGAAGTAACTTACAACAGGATGTATAATCAATGtcaattaattatatatcaGTTAGTAAGGTTAAGATTTCCATGGATTAAAAGAATGTCATTTCAGTGGCCAGAAATGGTAGAGGTGTTACAGAATTACAAACCTACTTTACACTACCATTTGGTGAGTTGGAAGCCACCAAGTGAAGGTTGGGTTACCTGCAATACTGATGGAGCCAGCAAAGGGAATCCGGGAAAAAGTTCTTATGGGTATTGTATAAGGGATATAAATGGAGACCTTATATATGCGGAAGCACACAATATAGTTGAGGCCACCAACATAGAAGCTGAGGTAATGGCAGTGTGGAAAGCTTTACATTATTGTATGGAAAATAGATACAGTCAAGTTCGATTGGAAACAGATTCTCTAGctctaaaaaatatgataagaGGATGTTGGAGAATACTGTGGGAGGTGATTGAGAAAGTGGAAGATATCCAGCAAGTCATTCAGAAAATAAATGTACAGGTTTGGCATGTTTTTAGAGAGGCGAATCAATTAGCAGATTTTATAGCTAATACAACGATCAATTCAGAGCAGAAATTAACATTTCAACAGTTCAATCAGCTTCCAAGCAAAGGTAAAAAGATTCTTAACATTGATAAACAACATGTCCCTTCAGTTAGGATAAAAACAAGGAGAATTTACAGCAACAACAATGGTCAGCATGCTTAGATACAACATAGAAGTCACAGGGTTCCTCAGCTATGCTATGTACAATTtagattttttctatttttggagCAAAAGAGTTGTACATGAACATTTCCTAAGCTATGTCAAGCAGCAAAAAATGATACATGGACTAGCAAAAGGAGAGAGTCTAGGAGCCGTATCTGAATTCAAAACGAGCAGTCAGCGGATAGATCAAGGTGAGGAAGCACGGGAGCTCCTGGGTTCACTCGTATTCGGCTTCAACTGGAAAACAACAGGGGTCAGATGCTTgcagaagaaaaggaagaaaaagacgAAGAGGTACAAGATGACTTACAAAGGTCTACAAAGCTAAATGCAAGGCTCACACCGACACACCCTCTTTGGAGCTTGACAAGAACTCTTACCGGGTAGTACACCTACAAAAAGAAAGAGTGAGATTATCAAAAGAATAATAGGAAAAAGTACTGGAAAAATGGAACCCAAACCTTTGACAGCTGAATTTTTCAGCATTCTTCAACATTGAAGAGCATCAAGAGAACATGGCTGCAGATAGAGATGCAGAAATGGAGAACTGGAAAAAGTGGAAAGAGAAGAAGGATCAAATTAGGAAACTCTAATTGAGCGGGTCCGAGTTTTAGGCAAACAATgtactatttttctttgttttgtttgaaCCTTTAGCCCATTAAGGCATTAATAAAAGGACTTCAAgtccaaaattaatttatttttaaaaaagtacaaATGTCTTTAAAATTTAGGCACAAATGCATGAACGGACTTCAAGTACAAATGATTGCATTTCATGGCCGTGTTTGTTAAAACTTGCTTTTAATGTTACTAAACATATTACTTTCTCTGTTCCTAATACTtgttcatttttccttttatagttgttcctaattacttgtccattttgacaaatcaagaaaaaataatttttttttacctattatactctcaattaaatgattgattactttgaaaaatgtagaacttttcatccacttcataattaatagggtaaaatggtaaactcgttatgtcattaattgttttcttaatatgtgtcaattcaaaagtggacaactaattagggacagagagagAGTAAATTACATGAACTGCGATTATAGTTTAAATTGAAATCGGTTATTCTCGTAAAAAGGGacataaaactaaaatcaaatttataaaaatatacaaaatcaaatcttGCTAAAATTTGCAACTTCAGACGCAAATTATGCAATTATGGTTATGTTTGTAACAAGTTACTTTTAAAGTTACTATACTTATAAagatgggaaaattgtatataatagcaaactattaattcaaattaaatgctataaatatagtttgatttaattgtaccccatagcaaactaTTACTATTtaacctctctcctggtgaatctcgctcgccactctcgttctctccctcgcctctctcgttttttatacaaacgcaagtgtataaagtgcgtttgtgtttgtataaagcgagagaaaattgtatatatacatatatttttgttcccctctctcccctcttccagatctcgctcgccactctcccagatctcgctctctcactcatctctctcactttatacaaaaaccgcaaattgtataaaatgcgtttgtatttgtataaagcgagaaaaaattgtatatatacatatattttcgctcctctctctcccctctcctagatctcgctcgccagtctcccggatctcgctctctcacttccctctctcactttatacaaaaactcaaatgtataaaatgcgtgaaaattgtatatatacatatattttcgttctcctctctcccctctcccagatctcactcgccactctcccagatctcgctcgctcactcgtctctctcactttatacaattgatctttttgtatatgtatatcaaagcagattatacaactgctttcttttgtttatgtatagcgaaatatacatatatatgtttgctatggagcgcaattatgcaaagtttgctataacatacaaatatgaattttgtgtttgctatatgtgaaagttgctctataaAGATTATATGCATTGCGGCTATAACTTAAATTGGTTGGGCTAGTGGGATAGAAATGGGCCACAGCCCACAACTGTTGGTGTAATACTCGTGGATAGAGCTCAGCTTAATGGACTCTGTGACAACGCTTTCAATTCAATATGGGATTTTGTATCCTGCTTAGGCTGGAtaatttttacttctttttttttttcgggGAAAACtatcttattatatatatattcataacaTATATGTTAAgtttatctatatttttaaaGCATTACGTATGTTACCACTAATTAAGAATTTTCTTTCATATATTGAGTAAGATACACttatatacatgtatttttcCTACCAAATACACTAAAacagggagagaggcgagcgagatagGGAGGAAGATAATCATGTAacccagatacatgtgaatcacactagatatacactagatacatatatttgtaTGTATTTGGTGTGCttcgcatgtatctgggataccaAGTACATGTGAGAGTGGCAGGCAGATGGGAGGGAGGTGAGCGAGATTCGTATATGTATCCACTTGAATACAATGTATCTCGAACAAATTTTACCTAATTTTGACCCCATGTAtcatgagatacatgtatctgaacgCACCAAAATTTGtgtaagattcataatattgcaaactaaaatatatctaaataattagctcctaaactagtgagatttatgtaagtttccttCATCTTTTTTCGGAGAATTTATATTACAATcgctatattattttattgatttgcaACTATATTTCTTATATCAGATCATTATTTAAGTTTTTagttttcttcttcgtttttattatcttttgattttgacTTTAATTGTGTCAAGACTTAGCTATATCATTAGCAGAACTAGCTTCGCGGGATAACTTGTCTTATCACTAAGGTATAAATAGTGAaataaataatctcaaaacaGTCTAATACCTTCAACCAATCGTAAGATAAAATAGTCCTGTATTTTATCACTGTAACCATTATACCTTATACCTTATCGCTCACACCAAATGACTCCTAAGGGTTGATTACACTACACATCTTTGTACTATGACATGATTTTCTAAAGACAAATACCTTTTTATACAATAGAAAACAcacataaataaaacttaatctgaaagataattttaaagtgtaataataactaaaaactaaaatacaaaagttacatttatttttacattaaaaaacCGTTACACTTCTCAGTTCTCACCGGATGTTCTCACCATGAAAATATCTCATTGAAAGTGAAAGCCAACAAAccacaattacattctaaaaaagaaaaataaaaccatAACTTTTTTGACTTGCTACATGTCACAATTTCCTCGTTCAAACAACTTTCCATTCATCCTACCAGACACAAAATGGAGATATCATTTCCGGtcaaatttaagttatatatgctgataacatattcagtgtaattAATTTTATCGCACCAAGTCTGACCTACTACTAGCactaattaaaaacaaattaaataactaGACAATAGATGATGAATTACCCAAAAGAAATTGTTTAATAACCATAAGCAATAGAGTTATCGTTATTATATCATCAGTGCATAAAATTTAAACGTTCGACTtagaagaatgttgacttaaactttttttttttgataaatttgagTGTCAAAAACGCGGAGAGAGAGGTTTCAATTGACCAAATATGATTTTGTAGATTCAATTCTAATTAAACACGTTTTTGTGAATGTTCCAAAAAAGAAGATTCTAATACTTATTCGTGTTCATTTTTGTAAGGTTTACCTAAACCCTGGGAGTTTTTGTATTATTACtttgtctttttaattagtTCCGCAGTTTTATATTACTTGATTTCTATTGACTGGACATATTATTTACATGTTATTTTCTCCGTTTCATTTTAGTTGCTATGTTGAGATTTTTGAGagttaatttaactaatttttaataaattaataaaattgtagatattcaaaaattacaCCGAGTTCCAACAATACTATAATTGCAACTTCtttttaggtatgaaactaaaaaaaaaggtatagttTAGGTGTCTTTTTGACATTTATCTCAtataaatatgatgaaaaatacattgtaaaatgTTAGACAAAATTTATGTCGTTTGacactcaaaaaaaaaattatgacaactaaaaaagaatggaaagagtaattatttaatatttaggtataaaag
This region includes:
- the LOC125876094 gene encoding uncharacterized protein LOC125876094; this translates as MRTLKWDPLFNLKKETTTAIAWISFPSLPPNFFGKEAIFSLAAAVGKPLQVDMATRNQTRPSCASVKVEVDLLREFPKRIKIGMRMKTDEVVEKWMKIKYDYVPKYCQTCMIQGHDEEQCYVVHPDLHPNREKSEYDEGKKVEGKHIRNTNKDNDTKEKESEQHHGRKKDEFVEQKHRKWGGAGRNKEPVKVWNKVGIAIGNKFNLLDSRNLVRGEDQIMERVNEKEAEQKSVQAKVNSPGRQNSNNKELEENTSNKALMEPFQNPSVLEQYKMKLGFDKAASNCNGKIWYFWKDEWMGSILLDTIQQVTIQFKHNNKEFIISVVYAMCNASERLELWEELESIVERVQCPWIIEGDFNVILNEEEKLGGLEFSPNEAIDFAAFISSGALSEFKNIVEENWKVDFAGNPFIEFHAKLKKVKKELSIWSKEVFGDIFQQIATIEDIIKVKEAQLEIQHSATNRAELSKEEAKLKKFLKLEEDFWRQKAGMKWCMDGDRNTNFFHSFVKGRRKKLHIAEMITEQGVTLSTNDEIREAAVQFYKDQFSEFSEERRVEEYSMLEHIPKCITNAENEVMTMLPD